CTTTCTGTCCCCAGTAGCTAGAATGTAGACCTTTGCTTAATTTATGCATAACTACAGAACCTTTAGCATTATCTATATCTCAGAATTTAGGTATTGTAGGTATTCAAATATTAGGTATTCAAATATTTAGATATTTAGATGCGCAGATAGGCTAGGTTTGATCGATCGCAGCCTCAATTTCAATTTATGGTTGCAAGTAAAGCCCCATGCCCCCACTAATTCAATGGTATCCAGGACACATCGCCAAGGCGGAAAAGGCGCTCAAGGAGCAGCTTAAGCGGGTTGATGTGGTGATCGAAGTGAGGGATGCGCGTATTCCCTTAGCCAGTTGCCATCCCAAAATGAACGAATGGATTGAAGGGCGATCGCATTTATTGGTCTTAAATCGGGTCGATGCAATCCCAGCTAACATTAAGATTGCTTGGCAGGATTGGTTTGTTAGCCAAAAGCAAACCCCTTTCTTTACTAATGCCCAGGCAGGTAAAGGGGTAAAAGGACTGCTCAAGGCTGCTGCAACGGCTGGCTCCCATGTGAACGATCGCCGCAAAAAGCGAGGAATGTTGCCGCGCCCCGTGCGAGCGGTGGTAATTGGCTTTCCCAATGTGGGTAAATCGGCGCTGATTAATCGATTGCTCAAAAAACGAGCCGTAGCAAGTGCTAATCGCCCTGGCGTTACCCGCCAACTGCGCTGGATTCGTATTTCTGACCAGATTGAATTACTCGATACGCCGGGAATTCTGCCACCATTGCTAGATGATCAAGATGCTGCCTTGAAATTAGCGATCTGCGATGACATTGGCACTGCCTCCTATGAATATCAACTGGTGGCGGCGGCGGCGGTGGAAATATTGGTAACTCAAAATGCGCCCCTAGAGGATCGCTATGGGCTGGCCTATGCAAATGATGAGCAAAGTTCAGGCATGGGCTATCTGAAAGCAGTCGCCCAAACCGATCGCTATCAGGGTGACCTTGAGCGGGTGGCGCGCCAAGTTTTGCACGATTTTCGCAAGGGACGATTGGGGGAGATTGCGATCGAAACTCCGCCTAACCAGAAATAATAATATCTAGCGATAGACCGATAGAATTGAGGCTATTGAATGGTCATTTCCTAAACATCCTGTCGTTTCTACCGCTGCCAAATAATCTTGATACTATGGCCAAAGCTGAGGAAAAAGCAACAAAAGATCACTTAGCCGATCGCCAGCAAATTGAGGCATCGCCAACCTTACGCAAAGTAGTAGGCGCGATCGCCATCCTTTACGATCAGAATGATCAAGATGATCAGAATAAATATTTGATGCAACTGCGGGATGATATACCCCAGATTATCTACCCTGGGCAATGGGCTTTTTTTGGTGGCCATGTGGAACCAGGCGAACCCCCAGAAATTGCGGTCAGGCGCGAGTTGGCAGAAGAGATCAGCTATGTGCCGCCAGAGCTGGAATTATTTCGCACTTATAAATTCACCTTCAGCGATCGCCATACGACCCGCCATGTTTTTCATGGTGCTTTGAGGGGTGATTACTTAACTCAATTGCACTTGAATGAGGGCTGGGGGATGGATTTTCTGACTCCGGCAGATATCCGGCGGGGCGATCGCTATGCTGATTGTGCGGGGATGGCCAGGCCGATCGCAGCTTCCCATCGCCAGATTATGCTGGATTTTTTAGATTTTGTTGATACCAATCAAATTGATCCTACTGAGCCTTAATTGAGTTTGGCTTAGCCACTTATTTTCACCCAACCGGATCAACCATTCAGATGAGGTTGGAGCCTGAATCTGATTCTATGCTTTTAGCGTCTTCACACTAATTTGATCAGCATTGAGTGGTTAGATTGAGAGAGTAGAGCGGTTGAGGATTGCCAATTCAAGTCTAATTTTGTGATGAGCGCAGTGGCTTTCCCCATAGCTATTTGAGCATTTGTGTAATCAGACTATTAATTATTAAGCTATTAATTATTAAGAATGCGATCGCAATGGAACACAATCGCCCTAAATCAGTCCTAACCAAACAATGATGAGAATAATACTTAGAATAAATTGCTTAAAAACCGCAAATTCTCTCACTAAATCTAGATCCTCTGGCCTGGTAAAGCTCGATTGCCACCTAAATTGCAATTAGTTAGCGAGCAAATCTAGAAAGTTAAAGTTCGGTTCAATCGAATTCGGGAGCAAGATTATGCCCACTATCGCCCTAGTTGATCAATTTGCTAATATCCCTTCTAAACAGCCGATCGTAACTGAATTGGCCTTAGGAGCAGCCAAACTAAAAATTGTTTATCAGCCTCAGCGCAAGAGCGATCGTGTTTTGAATACCCTGCAAGATACGTTGGCCATAACTGAGCAATATCTAGAGCCAACTGAATCTGATACCAGGCCAGAATTTATCGATCGCACCAATCGCTATTTTGCCATCCAGGGCGATCGGCTCATGCCAATCAACCCCCATCACCACAATAACAATTCGCTTAGCGCATAATATATTCAGCGCTTTCCAAGTAGGTTAATTAAGCGGCAACCAAATGGCTAAATTCTACGATCGGCTCACGACCGAGCTGCATAAATTCATTGCTAAGCAACAGATGTTTTTTGTGGCCACGGCTCCTAATGAAGGCAGAATTAATTTATCACCAAAGGGGATGGATACTTGTCTGTGCCTTGATGATCAAACCCTGGCCTATTTAGACCTGACCGGCAGTGGCAATGAAACGGCTGCACATATCCTGGAAAATGGCCGGATCACAATTATGTTTTGTAGTTTTGCCACAAAACCTTTGATTTTGCGTTTGTATGGTCAGGGCGAAGTAATCAAACCACGCGATCGCAAATGGCCAGAACTAATTGATCAATTCCCAGCATTGCCAGGTGTCAGGCAAATTATTTGTTTACACATAGAATCTTTGCAAACTTCCTGTGGTTTTGCTGTACCGGTGTATGAGTTTCAGGAACATCGCCAAAAGCTGGTGGAATGGGCAGAAAAGAAGGGCGATCGCGGCATCGAAAATTACTGGCGCAAAAACAACCTGCAAAGTATTGACGGACTGCCAAGTAACTTGCTTGAAGATTAATTAAATTAGCGATCGCTCAACAGATTAAATAGTCAAATGCTTAAATACTTTGTGTTAATGCTTAAGCTAATCAAGGTGTGAAAGGGCTAAAAAACCGTCTGGTCGGTCGAAACGGGGTTGCCCCCAGGTAGGTGGGCGTAATCTCCCATTTGCCATCTTTTTGGATGTAGGTGGCTAAGAAAGTTTGATCATCATCCTGCAACAAAATGCCATAGTCATCATCACCAGTAATTAGACCTAGCTCTTGCAAGAGTTCATAGCGTTGGATGTAATCTGCGGCGAACCAAACCGCTGGATCGACCGTAATTTTTACTACCCGTTCGTCTGGGTCAATGATCCAACCAGCGATCAAACCCTCGCCATATTCTTCAATATGCCAATACAGGCTGGGGACTTCCAGTTGCAGTGGGATCGTAATTTCGGTGGGAATCTCTTGCGGATCGACCTGTGCTTGAACGCTGGCAATCGGACTGCCTAGGCCAGCCAAAGCCGCGATCGTTAGGGTAATCAAACCTGCGATCGAGCCTCGTAGGCATAAGCCCGATCGATTAAAAGTGCAATTAACTCGATTTGCTCGATTCATGATTGGCAAAGTATTAAGAGACTCGGATCGCAATCCATTCCCGCTAAGTCTATTTTACCCAACTCAGTGACCAAACCAGTACAAATCAGTTACGCCCTGGTTACACTTGCAAGATGACTTAATCACCCCCACAATCGCTTGCCTTCCTTGGTATAGAGGCGATCGTGGGTATCAAACAACAGCTTGGGAATGTCTAGTTTCTCTGGGCAACGGGGCAAACAATCGCCACATTCAGTGCATTTATTCGCCTTGGTGCCAGGAAACCAATGGCCAGCATTTTCAAACATCTTATAGCGATACTTGCCAAATTCCTCCATCCCAAAAGCTACTGCCATATTCCGCAACCGCAGCACTTCTGGGATATTAATCACCTCTGGACAGGGCAAACATTCAAAGCATTGGGCACAGCGATCGCTCCCCAGACTGAGATAATTCTGGTTCATCCGCTGCAAGATTTCTAGCTCCTGGGCATCCATTGGTTGATCATTGTCCCAGGCCAGAGCATGACTGGTAAATTGATCGGGATTGGCCGCGCCCAGGCTGAGGGTATGTACGCGTGGGTCGGCAAGCAAAAAGCGATCGTTAAATTCGATCGGTGTATAGGGGGCGCAAAGCTGCTTTAGCTTCTCCGGTGGTGTATAGAGCATCCCACCCTTATCAGATGGGGAAATAATAAATACACCCATGTCTTTTTGATCGGCAAGCTGCACAGCGGGTTCGTTGTGTTGATTGAAATAGTAATAATGCAGGTTGATCGATTCAAATAGGTCAGTTTCGATCGCCGCCAGGATTACTGCCAATGGGCCGTGGGTCGAAAAACCAACATGGCGAATAATTCCCTGATCTATTGCTTCGCGCACTGCCTGCATACATCCATCTGGCTTTTGCACCATTTCGATGTGTTCCCAGGTATTGATGCCATGAATATCAAAATTGTCGATGTAGCTAATGTTCAAGCGCTGGAGCGATCGCTGAATCAGATCGCGCATGGTCTGGGCATCCCAGGTGGGGGTAATCTTGGTGGTAATCAAGAGCCGATCGCGCAATTTGTGTAAACCCGCCTTGAAGGCCGCGCCGATATATTCTTCGCTTTTGCCGTAGCCCTTGGCTGTTTCCAAATGATTGATGCCATAGTCGATCGCCGCCTTAATTGTGGCGATCGCATTCTCCTCGGATTCCAGAAATCGCATTGCCCCAAAGGAAAAGACCGACATCAACATTTCTGTCTTGCCAAACCGACGATAGCGCATAAACCTCTTCGCTCTTAAGCTTTGGATGTTTTGACTCAGAATAGTGCAAATTTTGCTTCTTAACTAATATAGCCAACCTCGACGGATCGAAATAACCGCATAGGAATTATCAGGACTAAATCACTATCGCTATGCTTAGCCAAGTAATCTCTAGCTCATATAGATCCTAGTGCATCTTCAAGGGACTTCTTGTGTATTGGTATCTTGTGGCTCTTAGCATTCGGGTTACTCCTTGCCCAACATCTCGATTGAAACATCACTAGGAATATTCGATTGTAAGAACGAAACTAGGGCGATCGTCATTTGCAAAAATCCTGCTTTGCTTCTGCCTTGCTGAGTACCTGGAGAGCAGCTAGGTGCAAGATTCTCAAGATTCAAAAGCTACCGATCGGGTGAGGGGAACTAACTCCATTAGAAGGATGCGATCGCCATAGCTAATCTGTCATAAAGAAGATATAAAACAGCACCGGTAGGGGAAATTATGGTCGCAATCGTAACGAAGCCAGAAATCGAGTTTACCTCAAAAGCCCAAAGCGTTGCCTATAAAAAAGTTTTTGATTATTTGAGCGGCTCTAAATTGTTCCAAAACTCGGTGCGAGCTGACCATGTTCAACCAAAGTTTGATCTGCTCCACGATGGCACAATGGTTGAAGTAGAGGTTTTGCCGTGGGAAAAGAATCCCTGGGATCATAATAACTTGGCCGTAGTCAGAGCCCAGAGCTACATCACGATCGGTAGTGCGATGCAAGCTGAGCTGATGCAATTTTTGCTATCGGAGAACAGCAAGATGCGGTTTGGTGCTTTCCATCTCGATGATGCTAATCAGGTGGTTTTTGCGGAGAGTATTTTGGGTGGCGAGAATATGGACATGATGGAACTACAAACTTGTATTCTGTCGGTCGTGACGATCGCCCGCAATTATGATGATCTGTTGGTTGGTAAGTTTGGTGGCCAAAGCGCGATCGCTGACAAGGTGACACAATCGGCTTAACTGCAATAACTATCGGCACTGAGCATGAAAGCCGGAGAATATTCAATTTAATATCACAAACAAGACGATCGAGCTAGATTAAACTAATTCGATCGCCTATTTTTTTATTAAGCTAATTTAGTATTAAGCTAATTTAAGCTAGGCGACTACTGCGAACTAGCTAGCCACACTTAGCACCTTACTTTCCGACTGCAGGAAGCCACGCGATACATTCACCGACTCCAGCACTTGAGCATCGGGTTCGGCCACACAGACCAGGAAAATGTTCTTAAAATCAACGATCGCGGCTTGCTCTCCTCGCTGCGTAATCTTGGCCACCAATTCCAGAGTTTCCGAGGCATCGGTGGTCATTTTGAACATGCTGAAGTTCTGGCCATCAGTGACTAAACCAGGCAGTGGTAAATCAATATCAGGAACGCGGATGTCCCTGGCTTGGTATTGTTCCCGCGAGGTCAGCATCTGACATGCACCAGCAACCTTAACCTGTTTGCTTCTCTTTCGTGCCTTTGCTAGTTTAGCCTTTGGCTCATAAATCCAGATACCATAACCTTTGCTGAGATTAGTAACCACCAAGCGATCGCCACGGCTAATTAGTTTAGCTGCCATGCTCAAAGCTTTTGCGCTACTGGAAATGGTTTGAAAGAAGCTATAAAAATTTTGATCAAACTCGATCGCTGCCAATGGCTGATCTAAATCCGGTGTATTGATATGACAGGATTGATATTGGCTACGCTTAGCAAGAACGGCAAAAGTGGCTGGCATGGTGACTGGTTTCATTTTTCGCTGATTGGTTAAGTCGGGCTCTGGTACTGAATTTTTCTAAAGCTAAACTGAATTTTTCTAAAGCTAATCGGAAGATAGATTGTTAAATCTGGAAATGTTACAAGAGATCTAGTTATTGGCGATCGCTGCGGGCATTAGCGCTAATACCAATAAAATATCTTGAATATCTTGATTAACAGGCCAGTTAAGCACTACAGAACTATTTTGATTGTTAATCCTTGATAAGGAAAACTAATGCTACTAAAATCCCCATTCATTTAATTGTAAATGGGGCTGAGCTAAGCCACATCAGTCGTCTTACCGATCCTTTGATTTTTCTTAATATTTCTCTAGATACATAATCAGAGGCGGATCGATCTGCCTGAAGCTCTGCATCACATTAGTATCACAGCGGATTAATGCTGATCTGAATTACTAGATCGTAGAGCGTGATTTAGGTATAAGCGATCGCAATAGATCTAACTTATGCATTCAAAACGTAGTAAAGATAACTTCTTAACCTAGACCTTGGCAGCTTAAATTAGTTGGAAGGGTTAGCTGGCATCAATTAATTAAGATTAATAATATGTCACGCTAACAGTGTTTTAGAAGGCATAGTTTTAGAAGACATAGTATTTACCAATCAGATTGAGTATCTATAGATAGATAGAAACTATGGGCGATCGTGTTAATCAGGTTGGCAATAGGTTAATTAGTGATGATTGGGATTGCAATGCACTAAGCCAAGAACTGGTCAGGAGATGGAGAAACATTAATGAACCCTGCAATGATGATTGATAGT
The sequence above is a segment of the Pseudanabaena sp. PCC 7367 genome. Coding sequences within it:
- the ylqF gene encoding ribosome biogenesis GTPase YlqF → MPPLIQWYPGHIAKAEKALKEQLKRVDVVIEVRDARIPLASCHPKMNEWIEGRSHLLVLNRVDAIPANIKIAWQDWFVSQKQTPFFTNAQAGKGVKGLLKAAATAGSHVNDRRKKRGMLPRPVRAVVIGFPNVGKSALINRLLKKRAVASANRPGVTRQLRWIRISDQIELLDTPGILPPLLDDQDAALKLAICDDIGTASYEYQLVAAAAVEILVTQNAPLEDRYGLAYANDEQSSGMGYLKAVAQTDRYQGDLERVARQVLHDFRKGRLGEIAIETPPNQK
- a CDS encoding NUDIX hydrolase; translation: MNGHFLNILSFLPLPNNLDTMAKAEEKATKDHLADRQQIEASPTLRKVVGAIAILYDQNDQDDQNKYLMQLRDDIPQIIYPGQWAFFGGHVEPGEPPEIAVRRELAEEISYVPPELELFRTYKFTFSDRHTTRHVFHGALRGDYLTQLHLNEGWGMDFLTPADIRRGDRYADCAGMARPIAASHRQIMLDFLDFVDTNQIDPTEP
- a CDS encoding pyridoxamine 5'-phosphate oxidase family protein, which encodes MAKFYDRLTTELHKFIAKQQMFFVATAPNEGRINLSPKGMDTCLCLDDQTLAYLDLTGSGNETAAHILENGRITIMFCSFATKPLILRLYGQGEVIKPRDRKWPELIDQFPALPGVRQIICLHIESLQTSCGFAVPVYEFQEHRQKLVEWAEKKGDRGIENYWRKNNLQSIDGLPSNLLED
- a CDS encoding aldo/keto reductase; translated protein: MRYRRFGKTEMLMSVFSFGAMRFLESEENAIATIKAAIDYGINHLETAKGYGKSEEYIGAAFKAGLHKLRDRLLITTKITPTWDAQTMRDLIQRSLQRLNISYIDNFDIHGINTWEHIEMVQKPDGCMQAVREAIDQGIIRHVGFSTHGPLAVILAAIETDLFESINLHYYYFNQHNEPAVQLADQKDMGVFIISPSDKGGMLYTPPEKLKQLCAPYTPIEFNDRFLLADPRVHTLSLGAANPDQFTSHALAWDNDQPMDAQELEILQRMNQNYLSLGSDRCAQCFECLPCPEVINIPEVLRLRNMAVAFGMEEFGKYRYKMFENAGHWFPGTKANKCTECGDCLPRCPEKLDIPKLLFDTHDRLYTKEGKRLWG
- a CDS encoding T3SS (YopN, CesT) and YbjN peptide-binding chaperone 1, yielding MVAIVTKPEIEFTSKAQSVAYKKVFDYLSGSKLFQNSVRADHVQPKFDLLHDGTMVEVEVLPWEKNPWDHNNLAVVRAQSYITIGSAMQAELMQFLLSENSKMRFGAFHLDDANQVVFAESILGGENMDMMELQTCILSVVTIARNYDDLLVGKFGGQSAIADKVTQSA